One genomic segment of Ignavibacteriota bacterium includes these proteins:
- a CDS encoding VWA domain-containing protein, which produces MFRFAHSEYLYALYLIPILIALVWYVIKNQNKLLDKFASAKLHKILFPLRSKFKIILKNGLIILSIILLIFALANPQIGSKIEEVKQVGIDVYILLDVSLSMKAEDIKPSRLEKAKHDIAKLIQKLKGDRIGLIVFSGKAFIQFPLTTDYSAANLFLSAVSVNSVPQPGTAIGPALKLALNSFKKDEETQKAIVVITDGEDHEGELETPIEEANNSNIKIYAIGLGSPQGAPIPIYNNNGAQVGYKKDGSGNVVLTKLDETTLQEITSKANGKYYQGSNTDDELGMIYDDLASLEGSEYGATKITEYEDRYYYFLIPALLILIAEIFIKEKKSKLFAKFEKQAEAVQK; this is translated from the coding sequence ATGTTTAGATTTGCACATAGCGAATATCTTTACGCATTATATTTAATACCAATTTTAATTGCATTGGTTTGGTATGTAATTAAAAATCAAAATAAATTACTTGATAAATTTGCAAGTGCAAAACTTCATAAAATACTTTTTCCTCTTAGAAGTAAATTCAAAATAATTTTAAAAAATGGATTGATAATTCTTTCGATAATTTTATTGATTTTTGCTTTAGCAAATCCGCAAATAGGTTCTAAGATTGAAGAAGTTAAACAAGTTGGAATAGATGTTTACATTCTTTTAGATGTTTCGTTAAGCATGAAAGCCGAAGATATTAAACCAAGCCGATTGGAAAAAGCCAAACACGATATTGCAAAATTAATTCAAAAATTAAAAGGTGATAGAATTGGATTAATTGTTTTTTCAGGAAAAGCATTTATTCAATTTCCGTTAACAACAGATTATTCTGCAGCAAATTTATTTCTTTCAGCAGTAAGTGTAAACTCAGTTCCTCAGCCGGGAACTGCAATTGGTCCGGCTTTAAAACTTGCACTAAATTCTTTTAAGAAAGATGAAGAAACTCAAAAAGCAATTGTTGTAATTACCGATGGCGAGGATCATGAAGGTGAATTAGAAACTCCAATTGAAGAAGCAAATAATTCCAATATTAAAATTTATGCAATAGGATTAGGTTCGCCGCAAGGTGCGCCAATTCCGATTTACAATAATAACGGCGCTCAAGTCGGATATAAAAAAGATGGTTCCGGAAATGTAGTTTTAACTAAACTTGATGAAACAACGCTCCAAGAAATTACAAGTAAAGCAAATGGAAAATATTATCAAGGTTCAAATACGGACGATGAATTAGGAATGATTTACGATGATCTTGCAAGTTTGGAAGGCTCCGAATATGGTGCAACAAAAATTACTGAGTATGAAGATAGATATTATTATTTTTTAATTCCGGCTTTATTAATTCTTATTGCGGAAATTTTTATTAAAGAAAAAAAATCTAAGTTATTTGCAAAATTTGAAAAACAAGCTGAAGCAGTTCAAAAATGA
- a CDS encoding tetratricopeptide repeat protein translates to MKIKHFFILGISLSISTIFAQSTRGLVNDGVDAYEENKFADAETNFKKGIESNVESFESRFNLGDAIYKQGRFEESIEEFKNSFALAKTDEDKAKIFHNIGNSLLKAKKLKESIGAYRESLKLNPNDLETKYNLSYAIKQMQNQKNNQQNQNDQNQDQQNKDQQQNQDQQDQNKDQQDQKKNEDQKKEEQQNQQQKPEPKDEISKDEAQRILDALKNNEAELQKKMREQKVKKSNVEKDW, encoded by the coding sequence ATGAAAATTAAACATTTTTTTATATTAGGAATTAGTTTAAGTATTTCAACAATTTTTGCTCAATCAACGCGAGGATTAGTGAATGACGGAGTTGATGCTTATGAAGAAAATAAATTTGCCGATGCAGAAACAAACTTCAAAAAAGGTATTGAATCAAATGTAGAAAGTTTTGAATCACGTTTTAACTTGGGTGATGCAATTTATAAACAAGGGCGTTTTGAAGAATCCATAGAAGAATTTAAAAATTCATTTGCGCTCGCAAAAACTGATGAAGATAAAGCTAAAATTTTTCATAACATCGGTAATTCTTTGTTGAAAGCTAAAAAGTTGAAAGAAAGTATTGGTGCGTATCGAGAATCTTTAAAACTCAATCCAAATGATTTGGAAACGAAATACAATCTTTCTTATGCAATTAAACAAATGCAAAACCAGAAGAATAATCAGCAAAATCAAAATGATCAAAATCAAGATCAGCAGAATAAAGATCAACAGCAAAACCAAGATCAGCAGGATCAAAATAAGGATCAACAAGATCAGAAAAAAAATGAAGATCAGAAAAAAGAAGAGCAGCAAAATCAACAGCAAAAACCAGAACCGAAAGATGAGATTTCGAAAGATGAGGCTCAGAGAATTTTAGATGCATTAAAAAATAACGAAGCTGAATTACAGAAAAAAATGAGAGAGCAGAAAGTTAAAAAGTCGAATGTTGAAAAAGACTGGTAA
- a CDS encoding MoxR family ATPase — MEITELNEKINKESEFIDVLLAEIGKVIVGQKEMVERLVIGLLGNGHILLEGVPGLAKTLAINSLASAMDAKFQRIQFTPDLLPADLIGTMIFNQKEGNFSIKKGPIFSNFILADEINRAPAKVQSALLEAMQERQVTIGQNTFKLQEPFLVLATQNPIEQEGTYPLPEAQVDRFMLKVKITYPTRDEEMKILHRNVGSKPAAINPIIKIENILKARNLIHDIYVDEKIEKYILDIVFATRKPNDYGLTKLADLISYGASPRATLNLALGARANAFLKRRGYVVPEDVRSICMDVLRHRIAVTYEAEAEEITSENIIEEILNKVEVP; from the coding sequence TTGGAGATCACAGAATTAAACGAAAAAATCAATAAAGAAAGTGAATTTATTGATGTTCTTTTAGCTGAAATTGGAAAAGTTATTGTCGGTCAAAAAGAAATGGTTGAGCGATTAGTAATCGGACTTCTTGGAAACGGACATATTTTATTAGAAGGTGTTCCGGGTTTAGCAAAAACTTTAGCGATAAATTCATTAGCCAGCGCAATGGATGCAAAATTTCAGAGAATTCAGTTTACTCCCGATTTACTTCCCGCTGATTTAATTGGAACGATGATTTTCAATCAGAAAGAGGGAAATTTTTCAATCAAAAAAGGTCCAATTTTTTCAAACTTTATTCTTGCCGATGAAATAAATAGAGCTCCCGCAAAAGTTCAAAGTGCTTTGCTTGAAGCAATGCAAGAACGACAAGTTACAATCGGGCAAAATACTTTTAAACTTCAAGAACCTTTTTTAGTTTTGGCAACGCAAAATCCAATTGAGCAAGAAGGAACTTATCCTTTGCCGGAAGCTCAAGTTGATAGATTTATGTTGAAAGTTAAAATAACTTATCCAACGCGTGATGAAGAAATGAAAATTCTTCATAGAAATGTTGGATCAAAACCGGCAGCAATAAATCCAATAATAAAAATCGAAAACATTCTTAAAGCCAGAAATTTAATTCATGATATTTATGTTGATGAAAAAATTGAGAAATATATTCTAGATATTGTTTTTGCAACAAGAAAACCCAATGATTACGGATTAACAAAATTAGCCGATTTAATTAGTTACGGAGCTTCACCAAGAGCAACATTAAATTTAGCATTAGGTGCAAGAGCAAACGCATTCTTAAAACGCAGAGGTTATGTTGTTCCGGAAGATGTAAGATCAATATGTATGGATGTTTTGAGACATAGAATTGCCGTAACTTACGAAGCAGAAGCTGAAGAAATAACATCGGAAAATATTATTGAAGAAATTTTAAATAAAGTTGAAGTTCCGTAG
- the thrA gene encoding bifunctional aspartate kinase/homoserine dehydrogenase I: MKVLKFGGTSVGNAERISQVIKIIEDYNSQNVKIAVVFSAFGGVTDQLIDLSNKALKRDDSYLGLFQSLRLKHLEAFDVLVNHAKKSSAQKHITDHFDELSDILKGLYLLRELTPRILDNILSYGERLSNFIIAEAIKSKKIDCEYLNSTKIIKTDSNFGNAHVNYESTNSNIVKYFKSHQIMQIVTGFIGSNETGEITTLGRGGSDFTASIIGAALKAEEIEIWTDVNGILTADPRKVKEAIPLKAVTYQEAMEMSYFGAKVIYPPTMQPAFDNNIKIRIRNTFNPSFKGTIILEKQPKIKFSAKGISSVDNITLIRVSGSGLFGNEGITARIFDALAEEKVKTLLLTQGSSGLSICIAVLPDDGIKAKTAIEKALRLEIFDGRVREINAEKNLSIIAVVGEDMRHTPGISGKVFNALGKNGVNIIAIAQGSSELNISCVIKNEDISKALNVLHDSLFLAERKVYNIFLVGIGLVGKAFLKYLIGKKDFLKNDRSIEIRVVGIANSKKMYFDKNGIDAENWIESLEKSKSKSDIKKFVSEMQNLNLANSIFVDCTANETAIPFYEEILKSNISITTPNKIANTKDLEFYKKLRQTSQKKNVKFLYSTNVGAGLPIISTLKELVNSGDKIIKIEGILSGTLSYLFNSFLGDTKFSQIVKSAMENGYTEPDPRDDLNGLDVARKLLIMIREIGIDLELKDIEVENLVPQKARNVKSIENFFKILESADNVFEERKILAQKNNSVLRYIAKFENNKSTVKLLEVDSSHPFYNLKGNDNIVSITSQNYFEQPLIIRGRGAGANFTASGIFADILRITNYLG; this comes from the coding sequence ATGAAAGTACTAAAATTTGGCGGAACTTCGGTTGGCAATGCAGAACGAATTTCCCAAGTAATTAAAATAATTGAAGATTACAATTCGCAAAATGTAAAAATTGCCGTTGTGTTTTCTGCTTTTGGCGGAGTTACGGATCAATTAATTGATTTAAGTAACAAAGCCTTAAAACGTGATGATTCGTATTTAGGATTATTTCAATCATTGCGTTTAAAACATCTTGAAGCTTTCGATGTTTTAGTAAATCATGCAAAAAAAAGTTCCGCTCAAAAACATATTACAGATCATTTTGATGAACTTAGCGATATTCTAAAAGGTTTGTATTTATTACGTGAACTTACCCCAAGAATTTTAGATAATATTTTAAGTTACGGTGAAAGACTTTCAAATTTTATAATTGCCGAAGCAATAAAAAGTAAAAAAATTGATTGCGAATATTTAAATTCAACAAAAATTATAAAAACAGATAGCAACTTTGGGAATGCTCACGTTAATTATGAATCGACAAATTCCAATATTGTAAAATATTTTAAATCTCATCAAATAATGCAGATTGTTACCGGATTTATTGGCTCAAACGAAACCGGAGAAATTACAACTTTAGGAAGGGGCGGATCTGATTTTACAGCATCAATAATTGGCGCAGCATTAAAAGCCGAAGAAATTGAAATTTGGACAGACGTAAACGGAATTTTAACCGCCGATCCGCGAAAAGTAAAAGAAGCAATTCCGCTTAAAGCTGTAACTTATCAAGAAGCAATGGAAATGTCGTATTTTGGTGCAAAAGTAATTTATCCTCCAACAATGCAGCCGGCTTTTGATAATAATATAAAAATCAGAATTAGAAATACTTTTAATCCAAGTTTTAAAGGAACTATAATTTTAGAAAAACAGCCGAAAATAAAATTCAGTGCAAAAGGAATTTCTTCGGTTGATAATATTACTTTAATTCGAGTAAGCGGAAGCGGGCTTTTCGGCAACGAAGGAATTACAGCAAGAATTTTTGATGCTTTAGCAGAAGAAAAAGTGAAAACACTTTTGTTAACTCAAGGTTCTTCCGGATTAAGTATTTGTATTGCGGTTCTTCCAGATGATGGAATAAAGGCGAAAACTGCAATTGAAAAAGCTCTGCGTTTGGAAATTTTTGATGGAAGAGTTAGAGAAATTAATGCCGAAAAAAATCTTTCAATAATTGCAGTTGTTGGCGAAGATATGCGGCACACTCCGGGGATTTCCGGAAAAGTTTTTAATGCATTGGGCAAAAATGGAGTTAACATTATAGCAATTGCGCAAGGTTCATCCGAGTTGAATATTTCTTGCGTAATTAAAAATGAAGATATTTCCAAAGCGCTAAACGTACTTCACGATTCTTTATTTCTTGCGGAAAGAAAAGTTTACAATATTTTCTTAGTCGGAATTGGTTTGGTTGGAAAAGCTTTTCTAAAATACCTAATTGGAAAAAAAGATTTTCTTAAAAACGATAGATCAATTGAAATTAGAGTTGTTGGAATTGCAAATAGTAAAAAAATGTATTTTGATAAAAATGGAATTGATGCAGAAAATTGGATTGAATCATTAGAAAAATCAAAAAGTAAATCTGATATAAAAAAGTTTGTTTCGGAAATGCAGAATTTAAATTTGGCAAATTCGATATTTGTCGATTGCACAGCAAATGAAACCGCAATTCCTTTTTACGAAGAAATTTTGAAATCAAATATTTCAATTACGACTCCAAATAAAATTGCAAATACAAAAGACTTAGAATTTTACAAAAAGTTACGACAAACATCACAAAAGAAAAATGTTAAATTTCTTTATAGTACAAATGTCGGTGCTGGTTTGCCAATAATATCAACTTTAAAAGAATTAGTAAACAGCGGTGATAAAATTATAAAAATTGAAGGAATACTTTCCGGAACATTGAGTTATTTATTTAATTCATTTTTGGGCGATACAAAATTTTCTCAAATTGTAAAATCGGCAATGGAAAATGGCTACACTGAGCCGGATCCAAGAGATGATTTAAATGGATTGGATGTTGCTCGCAAACTTTTAATTATGATTCGTGAAATCGGAATTGATTTGGAACTAAAAGATATTGAAGTTGAAAACCTTGTTCCGCAAAAAGCAAGAAATGTAAAATCCATTGAAAACTTCTTCAAAATTTTGGAAAGTGCAGATAATGTTTTTGAAGAAAGAAAAATTCTTGCGCAAAAAAATAATTCTGTTTTAAGATACATTGCAAAATTTGAAAATAACAAATCAACCGTAAAACTTTTGGAAGTTGATAGTTCACATCCTTTTTACAATCTAAAAGGAAATGATAATATCGTTTCAATTACATCTCAAAATTATTTTGAACAGCCGTTAATTATAAGAGGAAGAGGCGCCGGAGCTAATTTTACGGCTTCGGGAATCTTTGCAGACATTTTAAGAATCACAAATTACTTAGGTTAA
- a CDS encoding VWA domain-containing protein, translating to MFNNIIFAYPYLLYLLAIIPLILFWYWKQNRKRSAAITYSNLEIFGDLNKTIKERLRHLPMLMRLIGLSLLIVALARPQTFSSGENVYTEGIDITMLLDISGSMLAEDFKPNRLDAAKNVIDEFVAGRTTDKIGLVIFASESFTQCPLTIDYPVLRGLLKDIKSGMIEDGTAIGTAIANGVNRLKDSEAKSKIMILLTDGVNNSGEIDPITAAQIAKKFGIRVYTVGVGTMGEAPYPFQTPFGKRYQMVPVEIDENVLGEVSKITDGKYFRATNNKKLEEIYKVIDTLEKTRIEVTSYRKAKELFYSWLGFGLLFILAELLISKLYLKKLP from the coding sequence GTGTTCAATAATATTATTTTTGCTTATCCATATTTGCTTTATCTTCTTGCAATAATTCCGTTAATTTTATTTTGGTATTGGAAGCAAAACAGAAAAAGATCGGCGGCAATTACTTATTCTAATTTAGAAATTTTTGGTGATCTAAATAAAACTATAAAAGAACGATTGCGACATTTGCCAATGCTGATGAGATTAATTGGACTTTCACTTTTAATTGTTGCGCTTGCACGACCTCAAACTTTTTCATCCGGCGAAAATGTTTATACCGAAGGAATTGATATTACAATGCTTTTGGATATTTCCGGAAGTATGCTTGCGGAAGATTTTAAACCAAATAGATTAGATGCAGCAAAAAATGTAATTGATGAATTTGTTGCCGGAAGAACAACGGATAAAATTGGTCTTGTAATTTTTGCAAGTGAAAGTTTCACTCAATGTCCGCTCACAATTGATTATCCGGTTTTACGCGGATTGTTAAAAGATATAAAAAGCGGAATGATTGAAGACGGAACTGCAATCGGAACTGCTATTGCAAACGGTGTTAATCGTTTAAAAGACAGTGAAGCAAAAAGTAAAATTATGATTTTGCTGACTGACGGCGTAAACAACAGCGGAGAAATTGATCCAATTACTGCCGCACAAATTGCAAAGAAATTTGGAATTAGAGTTTACACAGTCGGCGTTGGAACAATGGGAGAAGCACCTTATCCGTTTCAAACTCCATTTGGAAAAAGATATCAAATGGTTCCGGTAGAAATTGATGAAAATGTTTTGGGTGAAGTTTCCAAAATTACCGACGGAAAATATTTTAGAGCAACCAACAATAAAAAACTTGAAGAAATATATAAAGTAATTGATACTCTTGAAAAAACAAGAATAGAAGTTACAAGTTATAGAAAAGCCAAAGAACTTTTTTACAGCTGGTTAGGATTTGGTTTGTTATTTATTTTAGCTGAATTATTAATTTCAAAACTTTACTTAAAAAAATTACCATAA
- a CDS encoding DUF58 domain-containing protein, with protein MLTKEILKQVRQIEIKTRGVVNEVFSGEYHSVFKGRGMEFSEVREYQFGDDIRSIDWNVSARFGHPYIKIFEEERELTLMLLVDLSGSLVFGSVDKTKQQIAAELTAILAFSALKNNDKVGLILFTDEIEKFVPPKKGKSHILRIVREILSFEPQGNKTNIKGALEYFNHSIKKKTIAFLISDFIDKDYDNILKIISKKHDLISIILEDPRELNLLEAGLIKFRDSETEEIRYLDTSSKKVQEHFKNKMKARKEFQNNLFLKSRVDTIPINISTSYVKPLIDFFKLREKRW; from the coding sequence ATGCTGACAAAAGAAATTTTAAAACAAGTTCGCCAAATTGAAATTAAAACCCGCGGCGTTGTAAATGAAGTTTTTTCCGGAGAATACCATTCCGTATTTAAAGGAAGAGGAATGGAATTTTCCGAGGTTCGCGAATATCAATTTGGTGATGATATTAGAAGTATTGATTGGAACGTTAGTGCGCGTTTTGGACATCCATACATAAAAATATTTGAAGAGGAACGTGAACTAACTTTAATGTTATTGGTTGATTTAAGTGGTTCGTTGGTTTTTGGAAGTGTTGATAAAACAAAACAGCAAATTGCCGCAGAGTTAACAGCTATTCTTGCTTTTTCCGCTTTGAAAAATAATGATAAAGTTGGCTTAATACTTTTTACCGATGAAATTGAAAAATTCGTTCCGCCAAAAAAAGGTAAAAGTCACATTTTAAGAATTGTTAGAGAAATTCTTTCATTTGAACCTCAAGGAAATAAAACAAATATTAAAGGTGCTTTGGAATATTTTAATCATTCAATAAAAAAGAAAACAATTGCGTTTTTAATTTCGGATTTTATTGATAAAGATTATGATAACATTTTGAAAATCATAAGCAAAAAACACGATTTGATTAGTATTATTCTTGAAGATCCGAGAGAATTAAATTTGCTGGAAGCTGGCTTAATAAAATTCAGAGATTCAGAAACCGAAGAAATCAGATATTTGGATACGAGCAGTAAAAAAGTTCAAGAGCATTTTAAAAATAAAATGAAAGCAAGAAAGGAATTTCAAAATAACCTTTTCTTAAAAAGCAGAGTTGATACAATTCCAATTAACATTTCTACATCTTATGTAAAACCACTTATTGATTTTTTTAAATTGCGTGAGAAAAGATGGTAA